AGGACCTCCTTTTTCGATCTGTTTTTTAAAATGAGGGATTACCGAACCATTTGATCCTAATACATTCCCAAAACGGGTTGTTATGAATTTTGTTACATTCCCTTTTGAATTCTGTAAAGATTGTACAAAAAGTTCCGCGGCTCTTTTTGAAGCTCCCATAACATTCGTAGGATTTACCGCCTTATCTGTAGAAACCATTACAAAACGGTTAACCTTATATTCTTTTGAAAGCTGAGCTACATTTTTAGTTCCTAACACATTAACAAAAATTGCCTCGTGAGGATTATCCTCTATTAAAGGTACATGCTTGTATGCTGCAGCGTGATACACCATTGAAAACTGATACTCTTCAAATATTTTTTCTAATCTATATTTATTTGAAATATCTGCCAATATAAATTTAAAATTCTGATCCGGAAATTTTTCTACTAATTCCAGTTCAAGCTCATATAAGGGAGATTCTGCCTGATCCAGTACAACAATCAGAGATGGGTTAAATTGAGCCACCTGTCTTACAATCTCACTTCCAATAGACCCAGCCCCTCCTGTAACCAAAACATTTTTACTGAAATGTCTTTTTTTCACTTCTTCATTTTCAATCTTGATAGGCTTACGGTTCAACAAGTCTTCAATCTGAAGCTGACGTATTCCGCCTACCAAATCAGAATCTCTCATTTTACTCAATGAAGGTGCTTTCAAAACTTTTAAGCCATTATCCAATGCCAAAGTCATCCATTCTTCAAGTTCCTGCTTTGTCATGATTTCCTTAATGATCAGTACTGCATCAAACTTTCTAATCAAATTTTCATTTTTAAAGAAATGTTCCTGATTGTATATTTTATGACCTAATAACATTGCACGGTTAGAATCTGATCTTTTTGTCAAAAAACCATAGAGCCTATAAGGATAGCTAGGGTTATGCATGATAGCTCTCGCCACTGAAACTGATGCATCTCCAACTCCTATAACAGCAACTTTTACTTTATATGAAAATCCTTTATAATCGATCAGCATATTGAAAAACTGTTTTGTCACCATTCTAAAAAAGAACATTGCCGAAACAGAAATAAAAAAGTATAGAAATAGATTAGGATAAAGATATGGAGCTTTTCCCAACAGTATTTCTGCACAATAATTAATAGTAAGAAGTGTTATCAGAGTACTTC
Above is a genomic segment from Chryseobacterium geocarposphaerae containing:
- a CDS encoding polysaccharide biosynthesis protein; translated protein: MKKLLDAFRVLYDGDNILKITKLRYVPRWLVIIIDVLIVLFSIVLSSLFLEKLHVRDSFPEYTFQKIGGIILINLLFMFVYKTYAGIIRHSTFFDFFKIMFSSGSTLITLLTINYCAEILLGKAPYLYPNLFLYFFISVSAMFFFRMVTKQFFNMLIDYKGFSYKVKVAVIGVGDASVSVARAIMHNPSYPYRLYGFLTKRSDSNRAMLLGHKIYNQEHFFKNENLIRKFDAVLIIKEIMTKQELEEWMTLALDNGLKVLKAPSLSKMRDSDLVGGIRQLQIEDLLNRKPIKIENEEVKKRHFSKNVLVTGGAGSIGSEIVRQVAQFNPSLIVVLDQAESPLYELELELVEKFPDQNFKFILADISNKYRLEKIFEEYQFSMVYHAAAYKHVPLIEDNPHEAIFVNVLGTKNVAQLSKEYKVNRFVMVSTDKAVNPTNVMGASKRAAELFVQSLQNSKGNVTKFITTRFGNVLGSNGSVIPHFKKQIEKGGPITITHPDIIRYFMTIPEACELVLQAGTMGNGGEIYVFDMGEPVKILDLAKRMIKLSGFTPDLDIKISFIGLRPGEKLYEELLSDNATTIPTHHEKIMISKDPTMEFEEIDILCLQIVKSAVKRDRLEVVRILKKIVPEFISNNSEFEVLDSKDEEFIIP